GATCATTCCTGCATTGGCGATGGTGATTGGATTTCTACCTGCCTTGCCTGCACAAGCACAAGCAGCAACCACATTAACCATCATTACACCAACTGGAGAAAAGCTGGACGGCGGTACCTTACTCATCACCAAAGGAAAGCTCATGCTTCCGCTGCGTCAGCTTGCTAAAGCTACCAACTCTCAATTTCACGTAGCTTCTAATGGCAAAGTCACACTAGCACCATGGGCAGGCGAGGTGTATACCTTCAAGCTTGGTCAAGGAGAATACAAGTTTAATCAGCAACAGGGAACTTCACAGATGTCTGCCCCTGTACAGAAGATGAATGGGCAAGTCTATATTCCCGCAGCTTTTATTCAATATTTAGGCTACAACTATACTTATAACAAGCCAACATTGACGATTCAATTGCCATTGAGTGCGAAGCAACGACAGATTTTGTACAAGGGTGATTTGGCAGCGGCACGCGAACTGATCACGAGTGGGGGGCTACCGATCCCTATCCCGGGGAATCATAGTTTGCGACAGCCATTACAAGTCAAATCTGACGGGGAAAGTCTGGATCGTGAATATTTATTCCCAGAGGGGGAAGCGCTGCGTTTTTATTATGTGTATGGAGATACGATTTCCTTTGTCGAATTTAAAAATGACTTCCCCGTTATTACATGGCAGGCGCATGGATTAAGTGCCGCTACAGGCGACTTTCACACGATGAATGATCTGCTTACATTTCAATTAAAGGATAAATGGGGCAATATTCCACTAAAGAATCAGAACTTTTTATATTATATAAACGGTGGTTGGGGAGATAGCAATTTGAGGGAATCGGGTATTCTTCATGCCGATAATAGCTTTCATCGAACAGGCAGAGTATATATCGTAGGCGGCGGAATTTCCGATCAATCAGGTACGATTTCGTATACGTTACCAAATGAAAAACGAACGGATGCCCGCTCCTACTAAGCAATCCCATTAGAAACAACGATAAGTATGGCCACAAATATCATAGCGTGAAACCAAACCAACCGCCCTTCGCAATACATTGCCGAAGGGCGGTTGGTTTCAGTTGAGCGCTTTTTTATCACATCGGATTGTTCTCAGAGGTATCGTGTTTCCATCGACCGAAAAAGGCTTGTAGCTGTTCTGCCAATAGCGCTGGTTGCTCCAACGAAGCAAAGTGCCCGCCACGAGCCGCATGTTCCCAATACACAATAGGCTACACACGCTCTGCCCACTCTCTTGGCGGCATAGGCAGTTCTTTCGGGAATAATGTCACACCCGTAGGCACAGTAACACCCTCACCCTCAGCAAAACGCAATGGATAAAATGAATATCCAATTCATCAATAGTAGTCGTAAACTGCGGAAAGCTATTTAGCCACTGTTCTTGCTTACGCCAGTCATATTCGTTCACCCAATACTCCACTAAACGCTGCATAAAATGAAGATCAGCACCTAAGGACCACGGGTCACCATGAAACGTAGACGGCCATTTGGTACGTAGTAATCTGTCCTTCAGATCATCGATTTGGTGCTGAGCAATATCAATAGTAAAAGGCTGCCTTCCCAAACACGTCCTTCAATAGAATTGAAATACTTTGCTGAGACGTACACTGCACATGTTTCCAAGGTGTTATGACAGCATAAACATATTTACCATCGTATGATATGCCCAAATAAGAAGCGCATCAAATCACGATCAGGAAAGATACGCAAGGAAGGGAACAAGGAATGCTAGTTATCCATTCACTCTGACAAAAATGGAACCGGTTCTAAATGAAGTTGTCTTGCGTGGCGATGTGCCGTATACTGTCAAAGTTATACGTTATCTAGCATGAAGAATCTGCACAAGTACGTGCATAGTGAACCATTGGCAAAGGAGGGATGTGTATGCGGCAGGAGGATCGTCATTCCCCAGCTGCCAAGCGGCGCGAACGGAGCCGACATATGCAGGAGTTGGCGACCCAATTGATTGAACAGTCCGGCGGCTTGCCTAATGTGCAGGAAGTACTGCACTGCACGACCCGTATTCGTCTGCGACTACATCGTCCTGAATTGGCGAATCATTCCGCTCTTGCCGAGATTCCAGAGGTACACAATGTATGTCAGGTCGGCACACAGTTGCAAATGATTGTAGGACCAGAGCTGACGTTTCGACTGCATCGGCAGATTGAGCGCCAAATGCAGCATATGTCTGATCCGTTGCTGGCTGGTGGCACTCAGACGAATATACAGAACGAACAGAATGAAGCCCAACAAACGATACAGCAACCGAACATGCTGGAGCAAACAGAGCAGATGGGACAGACGCCACTGCGTCATCCACAACGTATGGCAGAGCAATTACTGTCTGCATCCGATGAACCGTTTGTAACTGAACAGTCGCCCTTTGCGTCAATCGCTACTTCTGATCAAACAATCGAGAAGTCGCCTTCTGCCAGACGTTCGCTGACTACGCGTATAGTGGATGCGGTATCGTTCTTTTCCGACATTATCGTACCAATGATTCCTATCTTTGTGGCAGCAGGTATATTGCTTGGACTGGTTAGTCTGCTGCAATTCCTCGGCTGGGCGTCAGTGGATACACTTTGGTTCCGGCTGCTGCAATTGCTGACCGGCTCGATTTTTCAGATTATTAGCGTGATGTTTGGCTATTATGCTGCCAAACGCTTTGGCGGTACGCCTGTATTGGGAGCCGTATTGGGCATGTTGATGTCTAGACCTGAGATTGTTGGCAGTAACGGTATGCCGCCATCGGTTATTTCGTCATTTGGTCTAGTAGCACTGCCGCAGTTCAGTTATCAGGGGACTGCGATTCCAGTTATCGTGGCTGCCATGTTGATGGCGATGCTGGAAATTCGCTTGCGCCGCGTCATTCCCAATTCTGTGCATGTACTAGTCATTCCGGTATTATCGCTGCTTGGCGGAAGCATTCTGGCACTGTTCGTGATCGGTCCGCTCTCTGGCTGGCTCGGTCATTGGTGTGCTGCATTGCTGAAGCATCTATACGCATACGGTGGCACTTGGTTTGGACTGGTGCTGGGCGGGGCGTATAGCAGTATTGTGCTGACAGGGCTGCATCAGAGCTTGCAGGCGATTGAAGCAGGCTTAATCTCCAATCCAGATATTGCAGTAAATTTTCTGCTACCGATCTGGTCAATGGCAAATGTGGCGCAGGGTGGTGCTGGACTAGCGGTATATTTGCGCACTCGCGACTCTATGCTGCGTAAGGCGGCACTGCCTGGTGCATTGATTGCCTTTCTCGGCATTACGGAACCGGTAGCGCTTGGCGTCAATCTAAAGCTGGTGCGTCCGTTTATTGCAGCGGCGGCTGGCGGTGCGGTCGGTGGTGCTTATATCGGCTGGCATCATGTCGTTGCCAGCTCCTTCGGCTTGACGGGGATTCCGATGCTGGCATTTATTATTCCGTTTGGCTGGTCCAATTTTATTCATTATATGACCGGTTTTGTGCTGGCGACAGGTACGGCATTTGTGCTGACCTTGCTGCTGGGCAGAAGCGGGCATTCATCATAAGGTATTGTGGAGGTGGATGACATGAAAATCAAAAAGATTCTGAACAACAACGCTGTCATCGTCGACGATCAAGGACAGGAGAAAATTGTAATGGGCGGCGGCATATCGTTTGAAAAAGGTAAAAACGATGTCGTTGATCCTAGTCGCATTGAGAAAGTATTCATTTTGGAGGATCAGGAGCGGTACGGCTATTTGCAGGAAATGCTGCAAAAGCTGCCGGAAGAGGAAATCGCCGTGTCGGAGCATATTATTTCCTATGCCGAGCGAGAGCTGCATGTATCCTTTAATGAGCATATTCATATTGCGCTGACTGATCATCTGTCGCATGCGCTGGAGCGGTTGCGCAGTGGCATGATCATTCATAATACCCTGCTGGAGGAAATACGGATTCTGTATCCAGCAGAATTCCGTATTGGCTTATATGCTCGCGAGCTCATCGCTACTCGGCTACAGGTTGATATTCCAGAGGATGAAGTCGGTTATATCGCTATGCACATTCATACGGCTGTGATGAATGCAGGCTCTGGTGCCACTTCCTCTGGTCTGGCATCGCTCATTCGCGATATGGTGGAAGATATTGAATACGTGCTGAATCAACCGTTAGATCGCAAATCAGCAGCTTATGAGCGCTTGATCAGCCAATTGAAAAGTATACTGCAATCCTCGGTCGACGGTCATCCTGCTGCGGAGTTGGATGAGGAGATCATCGTCATCGCCCGCGACAAGTATGCGAATTGGTATGAGCATGTGCAGGAGATGACAGATCATGCAGAGGATGAATATGGATATACTTGCACCGATAGTCAGCGTGTGTTGATCGCCATTGAGCTGCAACGTTTACAGGAGAGGTTAGGTCATCCAGCCCGTTGACACCCTCTAAGAATAAAGATGCTGACGATAAAAATGGACGAATTTGGCTCAAATCAAGTGTGATCAACAACATATATTACTGGCGACACAGTTCTATATACCTGTCATATGGTCTAAGTAGAACTATCCATTTTCCAATCTACTCTGGATAAAAAGTAGCAAAATTGTAACTTTTAAAAACAATTTGTAACCTTTGAAACTGTGAAAATATAACTAAAAATAATGAATATATATGAAAATTTGCAAGAAAAGTCGTTTGTATCTTATTGCTAAATTGGTTCATTTTCTCTATAGTCCTCTCATGAATAAGCGGTATAGAATAGGTGTCAGCAACAGCATATCCGGGTGTGTTACTGGTAAAGCAGGCAAGACCTAAAAAACTCCGACTGGGGGATTTCTACGTCGTATGACGTGGTATCCAGTTAGGGATTTTTAGGTCTTTTTGTGTTTTCTGGTCCTCCGGCATTCCATATTTCGAAAGGGAGTTAGAATAATGAACATGAATCAATGGTACAAAAAGGCGGCAGCCGTTACTGTGGCGGCAGCGCTGCTGGCAGGCGGCACAACGACATTTGCCAGTGGCAATGGGCAGGATTACAAAGGCGGTTCGCATACACGTCCGACACATCCTGTGCCGGAAAACCCAACTCTTCCATCGGTGATTGACGATACATATGGCTTCTCGCATATCACCCGTTTTGATGCACTGAAAATTCCTAAGCAGCAACAGCAATCGCAATTCCAAGTCCCTGCATTCAATAAGGACGAGATTCGCAATATCCCATCCGCAGTGGGTAAGGATGCTAACGGCAATACGATTAATCTGGACGTATGGGATACATGGCCGCTGCAAAATGCAGATGGTACGGTTGCCAACTACAATGGCTATGAGATCGTATTCGGTCTAGCTGGCGATCCGAAAGTATCGTCCGACACATTCATCTATCTATTTTATAAAAAAGCAGATGACCAATCGCTGGATGCTTGGAAAAATGCAGGTCGTGTCTTCAAAGACACGGACAAGCTCGTGCCAAATGACTGGATTCTTAATCATCAATCCGAAGAATGGTCTGGATCGGCAACGATGACTAAGGATGGCAAGGTACGCCTGTTCTACACGAACCGTCATCCGTGGGATGCAGATCAAGGTTTCTACGGCAAACAGACGCTTACAACCGCACAGGTGAATGTATCCCAGCCGAGCGACGGTACACTGAAAGTGGACGGCGTAGAGGATTTCAAATCGATCTTCGATGGCGATGGCAAGATGTACCAGACAGTCAATCAGGCATTCAGCGCTGGTGATTACTCCGATAACCATACGCTGCGTGACCCGCACTATGTCGAGGACAACGGTCACAAGTATCTTGTATTTGAAGCCAATACTGGTTCCGAGACAGGCTATCAGGGCGACGAGATGTTTTACAATAAAGCGTACTATGGCGGCAGTGACGCGTTCTTCAATAGTGAACGTGAGAAGCTGTTGAACAGCCCCAACAAAGATTATATGGCTATCGCCAACGGAGCGCTCGGCATTATCGAACTGAATGATGATTATTCGCTGAAAAGAGTGATGAAGCCGCTCATCGCATCTAACACTGTAACGGATGAGATCGAACGCGCCAACATTTTCAAAATGAATGGTAAATGGTATCTGTTCACCGATACACGCGGTGCCAAAATGTTCCTTGACGGTGTCGATGCAGAAGACATTTACATGCTCGGCTATGTGTCCAATTCGATCGATGGTCCGTACAAGCCGCTAAATGACAGTGGACTGGTGCTGCATCAGGATCTGAATCCGCGTGATGTGACATGGACCTATGCACACTTCGCGATTCCGCAGGTGAAAGGCAATAAAGTCGTTATTACAAGTTATATGACCAACCGTGGCTATTTTGCTAATCAGCAGTCTACCTTTGCTCCAAGTTTTGAAGTAGCTATTCATGGGAACAATACATCGGTTGTGCCGAACAGTACGTTGAATCAAGGTCAAGTAACAGCGAAATAACGACCATACATTTTAAATGAAGTGGATCGAATGAACATGGGAGGATCAGTATCCCGTGGGCAAGATCAGGAATACAGGGGGAGAAAGTCGGTGCAGTAGCGCCACTTTCTGTTCCCTTGTTCCATTTGTATCGCATATATGATCAAACCAATACAGGATAGCAGAGAGGAGATCGTACCTATGAAGCATCCAGATAACCGTCAAACATCGAGATCGAACACCCTGCGCAGGTGGATATGGCCGCTGGGCTTGACCGGAGTAATCGCTGTTGGCACAGCAGCGTGCTACGAATTACAGCCTGATACACCATCGACACCAGCACAAGCAGAAGCCAGCAGCCAGAACGGTGAAGCGGGTATAAATAATCAACAAAGTACAGGAAGTTCCGCTTATCCGCAAAGCCCATCCAATGGAACAAACCAGCAGAGTGCAGAAGCCCAATTATCCACTAACGGACAGCAAATCAACGGCTATCGTTCGAACTACCATTTCACTGTACCGGATAAATGGAAAAATGATCCCCAGCGTCCGGTCTATGCTAATGGCAAATATCATTACTATTATTTGTATAACAAGGACTATCCGAACGGTAATGGCACCGAATGGCGTCATGCTACTTCTACCGATCTCGTACACTGGCAGGATCACGGCGTAGCGATTCCGAAGTATACGAGCGCCAACGGTGATCCATGGTCAGGCTCGGTTGTAGTGGATACGAATAATACTGCTGGTCTGGGTAAGAATACGATGGTCGCGATCGTGACCCAGCCTTCCGCCAATGGTGGCGCCCAGGAGCAGTATCTATGGTATAGCAAGGATGGGGGCAATACGTTTAAGGCATACGGCAATAAGCCCATTTTGTCCAATCCCGGCAATGCCGATTTTCGTGATCCGAAGCTAGTCTGGGATCGGCAGTCGAAACGCTGGATTATGCTGATGGCAGAGGGCAATCGTATCGGCTTTTATACGTCCAAGAACTTGAAAAGCTGGCGCTATGTCAGCGACTTTGTAGCCGACAATATCGGTACACTGGAATGCCCTGATCTATACCGCATGCGGGCATCGAATGGCACATATAAATGGGTGCTTGGCGTCAGTGCCAACGGTCGCGCATCCGGTCAACCGAATACGTATGCGTATTGGATCGGTACCTTTAACGGACTGGGTTTCAAAGCGGATGATACAAAACCGCAATGGCTTGATTACGGCTTTGACTGGTATGCGGCAGTGACCTTTGAAGATGGCACCAGCAGCAAGCCGTACGATCATCGCTATGCGCTTGCATGGATGAATAACTGGGACTACGCGAACAATACGCCGACTCTGCAAGATGGATATAACGGCACCGACTCCATGGTACGTCAGATTCAATTGAAACAGTCGTCCAACGGCTATACATTGTTATCCCAGCCGATTCGCGGATTGTCCCAATTCGTCACTGCTACCCAGCAGATTCCCCGAATAGAAGTAGACGGAAAATACAAGCTAGATGTCAAAGGCTCATCTTATCAGCTGGACGCCGACATCTCATGGTCCGATTTGAAAAATGCAGGTTTTCAGCTGCGACGTTCTCCAGATGGATCGCGGCATGTAGATGCGGGTGTGTTCGTGGAAGGCGGTTATACGTATGTCAATCGCTCCTATACAGGGCATCCTGACGATAACAACAATCTACTGGAAAGTCGCGCTCCTTTTGATTCGTCCAACAAAAAGGTACATCTGAAACTATTGGTTGATAAAACAAGTGTGGAAATGTTCGTGGATGGTGGGCAGGTGACGCTTTCTAATCTGGTATTCCCGAAGCCGGGCGATCAAGGCATTGCGCTGTATAGCGAAGGTGGTAAAGCGGTGTTTGATCATGTTGTCATCAAATATCTCGGCAAATAGAGCGGCTACATCGTCAGCCGCTCTGCTCCACACACCTAATAAATTGTTCAAAATCAGGCAGCTGCTCCTCAATCATCTCTTCCAAAATCTCTACCTGCACTGCCTGATAATCGTGCATAGCGATATTGCGAAAACCAACCATCGCCTTCAGACTGCGATTGAGCGCAGTGTCGATGATGCCGCTACGCTGCAACAGATCAAACGCATCCCGACTGCTTTGCGGAACACCAAGTTTATTCTCAGAAATGAGATGCATCGCCAGATCAAGACAACCTTCACAGGCACGCTGTAAATTCAGAATAATCGAATCCTGCCGTGTAAAATTGTACAGATTGTCGACATTTCCTTCATATTCTTCATGAATCCGCTGCACACATCGACGAATGGTAGCGGATTTGTTCAATATAATATCTCGATTCACGGTAAAAGCTCCTCCTGTAGAAACTGCTGAATATCCATCAGCAGCTACTTGTCTATCATTTTTAGGATGCTCGACTACTGCATCCTTATGGGATTCTACTGGCAAAATAAAGCTAGACTTCTTCGCAATATCCGTCATCATCGACTGTGACTGTGACTGTGACTGTGACTGTGACTGTGACTGTGACTGTGACTGTGACTGTGACTGTGACTGTGACTGTGGTGGCAACAGGGTGTCGATCACCAGTTGTCTGCGCTCACCTAGCAGCGCATAATCGCGATAAGCTGTGATCCATGCCAGCGGTCGAACAAGCATATTCTGCTCATATAACACGACTGCCGTTGTAGCAATTTGCAATTGAAAGACCGTACTGGCACTAGCAAAATCGATCAAATCCACATCTCGCCCCAGCCAATCCGCTAACTCCTGTGCAAGCATATACCGCCGATACGTCGATAAAGGTCGATGATGCGGTGATGCCATATACACCAGATCGATATCGCTATCCGCTCGCAACTCCCCGCGTGCCGCAGACCCAATCAGCAAGATCAGCTCCGCATCGCACTGTTCACGCAGCCGTTGAATGATCGGCTGTATCATCTCAGAAGACAGGTGCATGAACAACACCTCCTAACTGTACCATGTCCAATTTTTACAACTATACCATACTTTCATAATCATCCCCTATGGAGTGCTTTGTAGCAAATCAGCATGAATATGAAGGTGCGACCGATGATCAACTCCTGTGAATCGTCCAAAATAACAACGTCAAATTTGACTTGCGCCGCATCATCACGTTAAATATAAGCGTCACCCCTGTGCAGCGTACGAATATCCATCGCATAAAATCAGACATCATTTGGTATACCACCAAGCCAATGTATACCCATGCTGCCCATTCAGAATGATCCATGCCATGTGTACACACCAAGAAAAAAGATCATCTATAGCCATCCACTGTATCAACCTAGCCATCAATCTATCAGCCCAACATTAACCATATCAGCCTATACATACAAACG
The DNA window shown above is from Paenibacillus sp. JQZ6Y-1 and carries:
- a CDS encoding stalk domain-containing protein codes for the protein MKKINMLWIIPALAMVIGFLPALPAQAQAATTLTIITPTGEKLDGGTLLITKGKLMLPLRQLAKATNSQFHVASNGKVTLAPWAGEVYTFKLGQGEYKFNQQQGTSQMSAPVQKMNGQVYIPAAFIQYLGYNYTYNKPTLTIQLPLSAKQRQILYKGDLAAARELITSGGLPIPIPGNHSLRQPLQVKSDGESLDREYLFPEGEALRFYYVYGDTISFVEFKNDFPVITWQAHGLSAATGDFHTMNDLLTFQLKDKWGNIPLKNQNFLYYINGGWGDSNLRESGILHADNSFHRTGRVYIVGGGISDQSGTISYTLPNEKRTDARSY
- a CDS encoding epoxide hydrolase N-terminal domain-containing protein, giving the protein MGRQPFTIDIAQHQIDDLKDRLLRTKWPSTFHGDPWSLGADLHFMQRLVEYWVNEYDWRKQEQWLNSFPQFTTTIDELDIHFIHCVLLRVRVLLCLRV
- a CDS encoding PTS transporter subunit EIIC, with translation MRQEDRHSPAAKRRERSRHMQELATQLIEQSGGLPNVQEVLHCTTRIRLRLHRPELANHSALAEIPEVHNVCQVGTQLQMIVGPELTFRLHRQIERQMQHMSDPLLAGGTQTNIQNEQNEAQQTIQQPNMLEQTEQMGQTPLRHPQRMAEQLLSASDEPFVTEQSPFASIATSDQTIEKSPSARRSLTTRIVDAVSFFSDIIVPMIPIFVAAGILLGLVSLLQFLGWASVDTLWFRLLQLLTGSIFQIISVMFGYYAAKRFGGTPVLGAVLGMLMSRPEIVGSNGMPPSVISSFGLVALPQFSYQGTAIPVIVAAMLMAMLEIRLRRVIPNSVHVLVIPVLSLLGGSILALFVIGPLSGWLGHWCAALLKHLYAYGGTWFGLVLGGAYSSIVLTGLHQSLQAIEAGLISNPDIAVNFLLPIWSMANVAQGGAGLAVYLRTRDSMLRKAALPGALIAFLGITEPVALGVNLKLVRPFIAAAAGGAVGGAYIGWHHVVASSFGLTGIPMLAFIIPFGWSNFIHYMTGFVLATGTAFVLTLLLGRSGHSS
- a CDS encoding PRD domain-containing protein, encoding MKIKKILNNNAVIVDDQGQEKIVMGGGISFEKGKNDVVDPSRIEKVFILEDQERYGYLQEMLQKLPEEEIAVSEHIISYAERELHVSFNEHIHIALTDHLSHALERLRSGMIIHNTLLEEIRILYPAEFRIGLYARELIATRLQVDIPEDEVGYIAMHIHTAVMNAGSGATSSGLASLIRDMVEDIEYVLNQPLDRKSAAYERLISQLKSILQSSVDGHPAAELDEEIIVIARDKYANWYEHVQEMTDHAEDEYGYTCTDSQRVLIAIELQRLQERLGHPAR
- a CDS encoding glycoside hydrolase family 68 protein, with amino-acid sequence MNMNQWYKKAAAVTVAAALLAGGTTTFASGNGQDYKGGSHTRPTHPVPENPTLPSVIDDTYGFSHITRFDALKIPKQQQQSQFQVPAFNKDEIRNIPSAVGKDANGNTINLDVWDTWPLQNADGTVANYNGYEIVFGLAGDPKVSSDTFIYLFYKKADDQSLDAWKNAGRVFKDTDKLVPNDWILNHQSEEWSGSATMTKDGKVRLFYTNRHPWDADQGFYGKQTLTTAQVNVSQPSDGTLKVDGVEDFKSIFDGDGKMYQTVNQAFSAGDYSDNHTLRDPHYVEDNGHKYLVFEANTGSETGYQGDEMFYNKAYYGGSDAFFNSEREKLLNSPNKDYMAIANGALGIIELNDDYSLKRVMKPLIASNTVTDEIERANIFKMNGKWYLFTDTRGAKMFLDGVDAEDIYMLGYVSNSIDGPYKPLNDSGLVLHQDLNPRDVTWTYAHFAIPQVKGNKVVITSYMTNRGYFANQQSTFAPSFEVAIHGNNTSVVPNSTLNQGQVTAK
- a CDS encoding glycoside hydrolase family 32 protein, which gives rise to MKHPDNRQTSRSNTLRRWIWPLGLTGVIAVGTAACYELQPDTPSTPAQAEASSQNGEAGINNQQSTGSSAYPQSPSNGTNQQSAEAQLSTNGQQINGYRSNYHFTVPDKWKNDPQRPVYANGKYHYYYLYNKDYPNGNGTEWRHATSTDLVHWQDHGVAIPKYTSANGDPWSGSVVVDTNNTAGLGKNTMVAIVTQPSANGGAQEQYLWYSKDGGNTFKAYGNKPILSNPGNADFRDPKLVWDRQSKRWIMLMAEGNRIGFYTSKNLKSWRYVSDFVADNIGTLECPDLYRMRASNGTYKWVLGVSANGRASGQPNTYAYWIGTFNGLGFKADDTKPQWLDYGFDWYAAVTFEDGTSSKPYDHRYALAWMNNWDYANNTPTLQDGYNGTDSMVRQIQLKQSSNGYTLLSQPIRGLSQFVTATQQIPRIEVDGKYKLDVKGSSYQLDADISWSDLKNAGFQLRRSPDGSRHVDAGVFVEGGYTYVNRSYTGHPDDNNNLLESRAPFDSSNKKVHLKLLVDKTSVEMFVDGGQVTLSNLVFPKPGDQGIALYSEGGKAVFDHVVIKYLGK
- the hepT gene encoding type VII toxin-antitoxin system HepT family RNase toxin — its product is MHLSSEMIQPIIQRLREQCDAELILLIGSAARGELRADSDIDLVYMASPHHRPLSTYRRYMLAQELADWLGRDVDLIDFASASTVFQLQIATTAVVLYEQNMLVRPLAWITAYRDYALLGERRQLVIDTLLPPQSQSQSQSQSQSQSQSQSQSQSQSQSMMTDIAKKSSFILPVESHKDAVVEHPKNDRQVAADGYSAVSTGGAFTVNRDIILNKSATIRRCVQRIHEEYEGNVDNLYNFTRQDSIILNLQRACEGCLDLAMHLISENKLGVPQSSRDAFDLLQRSGIIDTALNRSLKAMVGFRNIAMHDYQAVQVEILEEMIEEQLPDFEQFIRCVEQSG